A portion of the Sphingobacterium spiritivorum genome contains these proteins:
- the hemF gene encoding oxygen-dependent coproporphyrinogen oxidase, which translates to MITKEQIAETYKSIQQEITDALEVLDGSAKFQEELWERDGGGGGRTRIIQGGNLIEKGGVNFSAVHGTLPEPIKKAFGVEDDQFFATGVSIVLHPNHPLVPIIHMNIRYFELNEQTRWFGGGIDLTPHYVYKEDAQHFHQTLKTVCDKHNPDFYSEFKTWADNYFFIRHREETRGIGGVFYDRLTPEKTNMSYGQIFDFSCDLGRTFAGVYAELANRHRHQSYSEEQKNWQMLRRGRYVEFNLVYDAGTKFGLETNGRIESILMSLPAQANWAYDFKAQPGSKEEETLSLLKKGIDWV; encoded by the coding sequence ATGATAACGAAAGAACAGATAGCCGAAACATATAAGTCTATTCAGCAGGAAATTACCGATGCTTTAGAAGTATTGGATGGTAGTGCTAAATTTCAGGAAGAACTGTGGGAACGTGATGGCGGAGGCGGGGGCCGCACCCGTATTATACAAGGCGGCAATTTGATAGAAAAAGGTGGTGTTAACTTTTCTGCAGTTCACGGGACACTCCCGGAACCTATAAAAAAGGCTTTTGGAGTTGAGGATGATCAGTTTTTTGCAACAGGAGTATCCATTGTACTTCATCCTAATCATCCGTTAGTGCCTATTATTCATATGAATATCAGGTATTTCGAGCTGAATGAGCAAACCAGATGGTTTGGCGGAGGTATAGACCTGACGCCTCACTATGTATATAAGGAAGATGCGCAACATTTTCATCAGACATTGAAAACTGTATGTGATAAGCACAATCCTGATTTTTATTCTGAATTTAAAACATGGGCTGATAATTATTTCTTTATTCGCCACCGGGAAGAAACCAGGGGAATTGGTGGTGTATTCTATGACCGCCTTACTCCTGAAAAAACAAATATGTCATACGGACAGATCTTTGATTTCTCCTGTGATCTGGGACGTACTTTTGCAGGTGTGTATGCTGAATTAGCAAACAGACATCGTCATCAAAGCTATTCAGAAGAACAAAAAAACTGGCAGATGCTCAGGAGAGGCCGGTATGTTGAATTCAATCTGGTGTATGACGCCGGTACGAAATTCGGGTTAGAAACTAACGGTCGTATCGAATCTATTCTGATGAGTCTTCCTGCACAGGCTAACTGGGCTTATGATTTTAAAGCACAGCCCGGATCAAAAGAAGAGGAAACACTTTCTTTACTTAAAAAAGGTATTGACTGGGTTTAA